Part of the Prochlorococcus sp. MIT 0603 genome is shown below.
AATGGGGCAATATCTTTTTTTTGGAGACGTTCTAGATGAATTAAGATTGCTTCAAGTATTTCAGGTTGAGGATCATTAGTCCCTACTAGTAATATTGATAACTCAGACAAGGATTGTGCGGTAGCAAGGGTTTCTAATTGCTCTCCTAGCATGCTGAAGCTTTTAAGAATTTTGATTTGCCTTGCTTTAAGCAGGCTGCCTTTACCTCCAACTTGTAGCTCAAGAAAAGTCAAGGGTGAAGTAGCAGCAAGTCGACTTTTAGGTCGTCTTGCACCAGGAATAGCAATACGAATAATTCCTTCTTCATAGCTCAAAACTGTTAGCAATCGATCATTCTCACCTAGAGGACCTACTTTTAATGCAAGACCAGTGATTTTTTTGTCACGAGTCATATGGTTTCCTTTTAGGCTTTGCTTCTTTTGCTATTTCTGTCCCAAATGAGGTTCCAATCGAAGTTGCTCCTGCATTAATTAGATCACAAGTCTGAAAAAGATTTTTAATTCCTCCAGCTGCTTTAATTTCGCAACGATTTTTGATTAGGTCATGTAACTCTAAAATATGGTCTTGAGTAACTGCTTTGCCAAACCCATTGCCTGTTTGAATTCCTCTCGCTCCAGCATCTATACAGGCTTCTATGGCTAACTCAAGACTCTCTTTAGGAAGTCTCATTGAGTCTAATATGACTCTGACAGGAAGACCTGTTGATGTTATTTCTGCAACCTCTTGGGCGAAATTGTCACTTTCCCCTTTGGAAAGTTTCAGGAAGTTAGGGACCATATCTAGTTCTTCTGCTCCATATTCTGCTGCCCACTCAGCCTCAGTTTTTTTTATCGATAGAGGACTATACCCAAATGGGAAATCTATAACAGCGATTAGCTTTGTCTTCTTATTATTACCAAGTCGTTTTCTTGCTGCTTCGAGCCTAATTAAATTCGTACACAATCCTGCAAAGTCAAAGTGATTGCAAGCATCGCAGATTTGATTAAGAGAATCTAAATCAAGATGTGGATCTAGTGCTGCTTGATGAATAAAGGAAGAAATATCATTGTCGCTACTTTTAATTGACTTGTTATTCATTAGCTTTTTGCCTGGATAATCCCATAGCCACCATGATTTCTTCTATAGATAACTTGTAATTGTTGAGTGGTCTTTTCTTTGAATAGATAAAAGTCATGATCAATAAGATCTAACTGATGCCTTGCTTCTTCTATGGTCATTGGGTGCATGGGGAAATATTTGCGGCGGATTCCAGGATTTGGAAGCTTAGCTTCTTTACCTTCTAGCAGTGAATGATTGACAGACTCGTCTTTTAGCACTTCTTCTGTCGTAGGGGTTACAGAGGCGCTATGTCCATGACTATGATGATGGTCACTATGCCTTTCTTTGTATCTTTTTAATTGTCTACAAAGCTTGTTTGCAACTAAATCAATGCTTGCATAAAGGTTTTGGCTGCGTTCTTGTGCTCGAATGACAGTCCCATTGGCAAAAACAGTAACTTCAGCAGTTTGTTGAGGCACTCTTGGGTTTTTTGCAACTGAGAGGTGGACATCAGCTTCTTTAACCATCTCCCCAAAGTGATGGATGGCCTTTTCTAGCTTTGACTGTGTGTACTCACGTAATGCTGGAGTTAACTCAAGATTGCGACCATGAATCAGCAATTTCATTTTTTGCTTATACATATCTAGGAAGACATGCATAATTTAGCCATAAATCATTTACCAAAAGAAAGTTTTTCTACGATTCTTTTTGAACCATTGGAATTAGTTGAATTTCAGATGGCATGGAATTGGCAGAGAGAATGGCAAAAGAGGTTCCTCTTAGACCGTTCTATAAAGCAAGCTCTATGGATGCTGCAACATGTTGAGTGTTACACCTTAGGCAGAGCTTCTAATGAGGCTAATTTGCTTTTTGATTTAAATGACCCACCCTTCGATTTATTTAGAATTGATAGGGGAGGAGAAGTAACACATCATTTGCCTGGCCAATTGGTTGTATATCTTGTTTTAGATCTCTGTCGATATAAAACTGACTTAGGTTGGTATTTAAGGCAGCTTGAAGATGTTTTGATTGATGTTTTAGATGGTTTAGGGCTTAATGGGTATCGAATTGATGGTATGACAGGTGTTTGGTGCGAAGGTAAGAAGGTTGGTTTTATTGGGATCAGTTGCCGTAGATGGATTACTCAACATGGCCTATGTCTAAATGTTGACTGCAACCTTACTGGTTTCCATAAGATTGTTCCTTGTGGTCTAAAAGGTCATCAAACAGGTCATCTTAAAGAATGGTTGCCAAATTTAAAAATGGAGAAAGTTCATTTTTTGATGAAGAAAAGCTTGAAAAAGCATTTCGGATTGTTATGGACTGATTAAAAAGAACTTTGGGAACCGATAAGAATTAATTATTGGGAAACCAATTATTCAATCTTAAAATTTGGAGTAAAAGCTTGGATTTATTAAGTAGAACTAAAGAATTAAGACCTGGTTCCAGCCAAAAATTGGCACATTCATTTTGGATTCCTACCAAAAGAGAACAAAAAGCCTTGGACGCACATCGTTATGTAAGACACCTTGATCGAGTTGATCAAATTTGGCCATGGTTAAAACAAAAACATGGAAAAATTCTTGCTGTTAATGCCCCTCATGTCGCTTGCCCAGAATCTTATACCTATGAACAGCTTGCTAATAAGATTGCCATTGCAGCATCCTCTTTTAATTCTTTAGGCATTCTTTACGGGGATGTTGTTGCATTGTTTTCAGAAAATAGCCCGAGATGGTTGATTCTTGATCAAGGGTTAATGCGCGTAGGCGCCTCAAATGCTGTAAGAGGAAGCTCGGCCCCTGTAGAAGAATTAAGATATATATTGGATGATTCTAGGTCTGCTGGTTTAATAGTTCAATCAGCACAGCTATGGGAAGACCTTGGTTTAAGCGAAGAGCAAAAAGAGAAATATAAATTTGTTTTACAAATGGAGGGAGAGCCTTTAGATGGACTTCTTGGTTGGGAAGAGTTCTTATCTATAGGTGCTAACGATCCTCATATAGGTTCTTTTGGGGATATGGCCTCTACTTCATCTAAAAATGCTATAGCAACTATTATCTATACATCTGGTACTACTGGTAAACCTAAGGGAGTGCCTTTAACTCATGCAAATTTGCTGCATCAAATTTCTTCATTGGCTTGTATCGCAAGTCCAGCACCAGGCACACCACTATTGAGCGTATTGCCTATTTGGCATTCTTATGAAAGGAGTGCAGAATATTACTTTTTTTCCTGTGCTTGTTCTCAATATTATACGACTATTAAGCATCTACGAGAAGATTTGCAGGTAGTAAAACCTGTGGTGATGGCCACTGTACCGAGACTTTGGGAGGGTATAAAGACGGGTTTTGATGATGCATTAAAAAAAATGCCTCGCTCTCGTCAATTGATTTTAAAGGCCGCACTTTTAAATAGTAGGTCATTTAAATCATCACTTAGAAAAACAAGGGATTTGTTATTAAGGAAGGTAAGCCTACCTGAAAGAATTATTGCTTTTGGGAAAGTAATAGTTCATTGGCCACTTCATATGATTTCAGCGGTTTTCTTGTGGCCTAAGGTCCTTAAGCAACTTTCTGGCGGCAGGTTGCTTTTCCCTATTAATGGAGGTGGCGCTATTGCTCCTCATGTTGATGAGTTTTTTGAGTCGTTAGGAGTGGAATTGTTAGTAGGTTATGGGCTCACAGAGACAAGCCCTGTCGTCAGTTGTAGACGTACTTGGAGGAATATTCGTGGCAGTTCAGGACTACCTTTGCCTCATACCGAGTTTCGAATTGTTGATCCTGATAATGGCAAAAGAATGAAATTTCTAGAGCAAGGTAAGGTTTTGGTAAGAGGCCCCCAGGTGATGAATGAATATTTACGGAAACCAGATGCTTCTT
Proteins encoded:
- the recO gene encoding DNA repair protein RecO, with product MTRDKKITGLALKVGPLGENDRLLTVLSYEEGIIRIAIPGARRPKSRLAATSPLTFLELQVGGKGSLLKARQIKILKSFSMLGEQLETLATAQSLSELSILLVGTNDPQPEILEAILIHLERLQKKDIAPLEVLANCVQSCIHLLALGGYGLPIHTCCKSGQDLIPPIGNWEWSCTLIANEGFAIGTIINEGIILNASELALLQRLVNAPLPLKKNGELLGPFSVWIKLLKVVEIWIGAHLNKKLNALTMLKATLT
- the hpf gene encoding ribosome hibernation-promoting factor, HPF/YfiA family translates to MKLLIHGRNLELTPALREYTQSKLEKAIHHFGEMVKEADVHLSVAKNPRVPQQTAEVTVFANGTVIRAQERSQNLYASIDLVANKLCRQLKRYKERHSDHHHSHGHSASVTPTTEEVLKDESVNHSLLEGKEAKLPNPGIRRKYFPMHPMTIEEARHQLDLIDHDFYLFKEKTTQQLQVIYRRNHGGYGIIQAKS
- the deoC gene encoding deoxyribose-phosphate aldolase, yielding MNNKSIKSSDNDISSFIHQAALDPHLDLDSLNQICDACNHFDFAGLCTNLIRLEAARKRLGNNKKTKLIAVIDFPFGYSPLSIKKTEAEWAAEYGAEELDMVPNFLKLSKGESDNFAQEVAEITSTGLPVRVILDSMRLPKESLELAIEACIDAGARGIQTGNGFGKAVTQDHILELHDLIKNRCEIKAAGGIKNLFQTCDLINAGATSIGTSFGTEIAKEAKPKRKPYDS
- the lipB gene encoding lipoyl(octanoyl) transferase LipB; translation: MHNLAINHLPKESFSTILFEPLELVEFQMAWNWQREWQKRFLLDRSIKQALWMLQHVECYTLGRASNEANLLFDLNDPPFDLFRIDRGGEVTHHLPGQLVVYLVLDLCRYKTDLGWYLRQLEDVLIDVLDGLGLNGYRIDGMTGVWCEGKKVGFIGISCRRWITQHGLCLNVDCNLTGFHKIVPCGLKGHQTGHLKEWLPNLKMEKVHFLMKKSLKKHFGLLWTD
- a CDS encoding AMP-binding protein; the encoded protein is MDLLSRTKELRPGSSQKLAHSFWIPTKREQKALDAHRYVRHLDRVDQIWPWLKQKHGKILAVNAPHVACPESYTYEQLANKIAIAASSFNSLGILYGDVVALFSENSPRWLILDQGLMRVGASNAVRGSSAPVEELRYILDDSRSAGLIVQSAQLWEDLGLSEEQKEKYKFVLQMEGEPLDGLLGWEEFLSIGANDPHIGSFGDMASTSSKNAIATIIYTSGTTGKPKGVPLTHANLLHQISSLACIASPAPGTPLLSVLPIWHSYERSAEYYFFSCACSQYYTTIKHLREDLQVVKPVVMATVPRLWEGIKTGFDDALKKMPRSRQLILKAALLNSRSFKSSLRKTRDLLLRKVSLPERIIAFGKVIVHWPLHMISAVFLWPKVLKQLSGGRLLFPINGGGAIAPHVDEFFESLGVELLVGYGLTETSPVVSCRRTWRNIRGSSGLPLPHTEFRIVDPDNGKRMKFLEQGKVLVRGPQVMNEYLRKPDASSKVLDREGWFDTGDIGMLLKDGSIVLTGRAKDTIVLSSGENIEPGPLEELLVASPLIDQLMMVGQDERQLGALLVPNVGNILIWAKERDVFLNEDLGGPLGDLRLRKLLQREINQLLSQRRGSRPNEKVLGVALVKPFSIENGLLTQTLKQRRDKIVERDSKAIKVIFGR